In Aegilops tauschii subsp. strangulata cultivar AL8/78 chromosome 3, Aet v6.0, whole genome shotgun sequence, one genomic interval encodes:
- the LOC109733489 gene encoding cytokinin dehydrogenase 4: MVRVSVVCCLKLLLLLALGGVTMHVPDAGVLAPLRLDGYLSFHDVAAAARDFGNRCSLLPAAVLHPGSVADVAAAVRRVFQLGERSPLTVAARGHGHSLLGQSQTAGGIVVRMESLGGGARMRVHAGGAGADAPAYVDAPGGALWINVLHETLKHGLAPKSWTDYLHLTVGGTLSNAGVSGQAFRQGPQVSNVNQLEIVTGRGDVVTCSPEENSDLFYGALGGLGQFGIITRARIALEPAPKMVRWIRVLYSDFASFTEDQEALISAERTFDYIEGFVIINRTGILNNWRTSFKPQDPVQASHFQSDGKVLYCLEMTKNFDPDEADIMEQEVGVLLSRLRYIQSTLFHTDVTYLEFLDRVHSSELKLRAQGLWEVPHPWLNLLIPRSTIHRFATEVFGNILKDSNNGPILLYPVNRSKWDNRTSVVIPEEEIFYLVGFLSSAPSASGHGSVEHAVSLNDKIVDFCDKAGVGMKQYLAPYTTQQQWKAHFGARWETFERRKHMYDPLAILAPGQRIFPKASLPMSS, from the exons ATGGTGAGGGTGTCGGTGGTGTGCTGCCtcaagctgctgctgctgctcgccCTCGGCGGGGTCACCATGCACGTGCCGGACGCGGGCGTGCTGGCGCCGCTGCGCCTCGACGGCTACCTCAGCTTCCACGACGTGGCCGCCGCGGCCCGTGACTTCGGCAACCGCTGCAGCCTGCTGCCGGCCGCCGTGCTGCACCCGGGTTCCGTGGCCGATGTTGCCGCTGCCGTGCGCCGCGTGTTCCAGCTCGGCGAGCGCTCCCCGCTCACGGTCGCCGCGCGCGGCCACGGGCACTCGCTGCTGGGCCAGTCACAGACCGCCGGCGGGATCGTCGTCCGGATGGAGTCCCTCGGGGGCGGCGCCAGGATGAGGGTGCACGCCGGCGGCGCAGGTGCCGATGCGCCTGCCTACGTCGACGCCCCCGGAGGCGCGCTCTGGATCAACGTGCTGCATGAGACGCTCAAGCACGGGCTGGCGCCCAAGTCGTGGACCGACTACCTCCATTTGACAGTCGGCGGCACCTTGTCGAATGCCGGGGTCAGCGGCCAGGCGTTCCGGCAAGGACCGCAGGTCAGCAATGTCAACCAGCTGGAGATTGTGACAG GGAGAGGAGATGTGGTCACCTGCTCGCCCGAGGAGAACTCCGACCTTTTCTACGGCGCTCTCGGCGGCCTGGGCCAGTTCGGCATCATCACCAGAGCCAGGATCGCCCTCGAACCTGCACCCAAGATG GTGAGGTGGATCCGGGTTCTCTACTCGGACTTCGCGAGCTTCACCGAGGACCAGGAGGCGCTGATCTCGGCGGAGAGGACCTTCGACTACATCGAGGGGTTCGTGATCATCAACCGGACGGGCATCCTCAACAACTGGAGGACGTCGTTCAAGCCGCAGGACCCGGTGCAGGCGAGCCACTTCCAGTCGGACGGGAAGGTGCTCTACTGCCTTGAGATGACCAAGAACTTCGACCCTGATGAGGCTGACATCATGGAACAG GAGGTTGGTGTGCTGCTGTCTCGGCTGAGATACATACAGTCAACCCTCTTCCACACCGATGTCACGTACCTCGAGTTCCTGGACAGGGTGCACTCCTCCGAGCTCAAGCTCAGGGCCCAGGGCCTCTGGGAGGTTCCACACCCATGGCTCAACCTCCTGATCCCGAGAAGCACCATCCACCGGTTCGCGACGGAGGTCTTCGGCAACATCCTGAAAGACAGCAACAATGGCCCCATCCTCCTCTACCCAGTAAACAGATCAAA GTGGGACAACAGGACGTCAGTGGTGATACCGGAGGAAGAAATCTTCTACCTGGTGGGGTTCCTGTCGTCCGCACCGTCGGCCTCAGGCCACGGCAGCGTCGAGCATGCGGTGAGCCTCAACGACAAGATCGTAGACTTCTGCGACAAGGCGGGCGTCGGGATGAAGCAGTACCTAGCGCCCTACACCACACAGCAGCAGTGGAAAGCCCACTTCGGGGCGAGGTGGGAGACATTTGAGCGGAGGAAACACATGTATGATCCCCTAGCAATCCTAGCCCCAGGACAGAGAATATTTCCAAAGGCGTCGCTGCCCATGTCCTCATGA
- the LOC109733504 gene encoding uncharacterized protein — MEMAKEAFGYMVKYGKSWKAKQAAFDILYGGWEESYNCLAMVLKAMAAENPSVAFKHCRPIMSVDGTFLTGYFKGTLLIIVARNDGGDKLVPLAFTLVSAENNSNWEWFLHVVRIKVIGPQREVCIISDRHPGILNAVEIDIPGHPRVHHRWCMRYFVSKFYQACGDKELSDLLQDCCLTFTTRHFEKLWDKVYAKANNGGKDFLNRNLADKGKWARALDNEGVRYGDMTNNMAKCFNMVLKGICALLVTAIVEYIYISEVECPFSEV; from the exons ATGGAGATGGCGAAGGAGGCCTTTGGGTACATGGTGAAGTACGGGAAGTCATGGAAGGCCAAGCAAGCCGCCTTTGACATATTGTATGGTGGTTGGGAAGAATCATATAACTGCCTCGCGATGGTGTTGAAAGCGATGGCAGCAGAAAATCCGAGCGT GGCCTTCAAGCATTGTAGGCCGATTATGTCCGTGGATGGCACATTTCTTACCGGCTATTTCAAAGGCACATTGTTGATCATCGTTGCTAGAAATGATGGGGGTGACAAATTGGTTCCATTGGCTTTCACTTTGGTATCGGCGGAGAACAACTCCAACTGGGAGTGGTTTCTTCATGTAGTGAGGATCAAGGTGATTGGACCTCAAAGAGAGGTCTGCATCATCTCGGACCGCCATCCAGGGATACTCAATGCAGTGGAGATTGACATTCCAGGACATCCTCGCGTGCACCATAGGTGGTGCATGAGATATTTTGTGTCCAAATTTTACCAAGCATGTGGAGACAAGGAATTATCTGACCTTCTCCAGGATTGTTGTCTCACATTCACCACTAGACATTTTGAGAAATTGTGGGACAAAGTGTATGCCAAAGCAAACAATGGTGGCAAAGATTTCCTAAATAGGAACCTTGCCGATAAAGGAAAGTGGGCACGGGCTCTCGACAACGAAGGAGTGAGGTATGGTGACATGACAAACAACATGGCTAAATGTTTCAACATGGTGCTAAAGGGTATCTGTGCATTGCTGGTGACAGCAATAGTAGAGTATATATACATTTCAGAAGTTGAATGTCCATTTTCAGAAGTATAG